A window from Micromonospora terminaliae encodes these proteins:
- a CDS encoding maleylpyruvate isomerase family mycothiol-dependent enzyme, translated as MSRLHGTKDFWIGALRTEGPAFAAAVAEAPPETPVLSCPGWTVADLAHHLTRMYVWARTVLTAGTASRPERHDPEPPAGRTPEQWYRQEYERLMTLFEALDPEAPAWNFAPQPKKAAFWPRRAAHETAVHRWDAQLAIGAGEPIEAKLAADGVSEVLDTWLPAGRRIQPGQWHGVVQLTATDAAQEWYLRLRGEGIALLDTATILDHDEHHARAQVTGTASDLLLAVMGRISFDALGVAGDRRLLDGLRVG; from the coding sequence ATGAGCAGACTGCACGGCACGAAGGACTTCTGGATCGGCGCGTTGCGGACGGAGGGTCCCGCCTTCGCCGCCGCAGTCGCCGAGGCGCCCCCCGAGACACCGGTGCTGTCCTGTCCTGGCTGGACGGTCGCCGACCTCGCCCACCACCTCACCCGGATGTACGTCTGGGCCCGGACGGTGCTGACCGCCGGGACGGCCAGCCGTCCGGAGCGGCACGACCCGGAACCGCCGGCCGGCCGCACCCCGGAGCAGTGGTACCGCCAGGAGTACGAGCGGCTGATGACGCTCTTCGAGGCGCTCGACCCGGAGGCCCCGGCGTGGAACTTCGCCCCGCAGCCGAAGAAGGCGGCCTTCTGGCCGCGCCGGGCGGCGCACGAGACCGCGGTGCACCGCTGGGACGCCCAGCTGGCGATCGGCGCGGGTGAGCCGATCGAGGCCAAGCTGGCGGCCGACGGGGTGAGCGAGGTGCTGGACACCTGGCTGCCGGCGGGCCGGCGGATTCAGCCGGGCCAGTGGCACGGCGTGGTCCAGCTGACCGCCACCGACGCCGCCCAGGAGTGGTACCTGCGGCTGCGCGGCGAGGGCATCGCCCTGCTGGACACCGCGACGATCCTCGATCACGACGAGCACCACGCCCGCGCGCAGGTCACCGGCACCGCCAGCGACCTGCTGCTGGCCGTGATGGGCCGGATCAGCTTCGATGCCCTCGGGGTGGCCGGCGACCGGCGCCTGCTCGACGGGCTGCGGGTGGGCTGA